One window of the Rufibacter radiotolerans genome contains the following:
- a CDS encoding UvrD-helicase domain-containing protein — MPATFKIYSSSAGSGKTYQLTKEYLKLALQSEDPSYYKNILAITFTNDAAQEMKTRILGALRSFNDSTQSEKEKAKSDDLLVNILKEIQEEYDQPNLTEATLRGRAARVFDHVLFHYSEFAVSTIDSFVNKVVSAFTTELKLPHNFEVDMDAQTLLSTAVSLLLNKVNTKDENKLLAETLQQYALEKAEEGKSWNNLPEELADFARHLLNEQTYEHLLDIGKLTLQDFKKIRQDLYTQKTDIEKQIQALAQEASDLIHTHNIQPEEMSYGKNGIYSYFRKWNVIFDITTANSNATKTVNDDKWPSAKASTGAKVSLDQIKGRLSELYRGIENLKERESQNHIIISAMLPHLYKLSVLSELERCIQEIKLDKNLVHISEFNKRITEIVLQEPIPFIYERLGERYQHILIDEFQDTSVLQWNNLLPLVENALSGGGFNMVVGDAKQAIYGWRGGEMEQILHLHRNQTQFLYQNSRFEENVAPRYDTLRWTLTPDHLNTNYRSAPEIITFNNELFWFISQANPQFPLLQAIYDEHFAQKSPAGKTTGQAHLQVLFTHDEDSPRRYHLDSCARTEELYVGYAEEDLLSYQESTLQLVLQMVQQAQADGYAPRDIAILSRTNRNSKLVANFLKQKKYDIISQDSLSLQFAEVINLIIAFFRLLNQPANGLARSQALYLVYKVVHQELPDNVTTNKIAWLATHQSIDPFFQFLQEQGFDIAYRDAGNLSIYELTEKLIRVFDLLGKNNECEYLFRFLDLVLEYTLKNSNNLNNFLEYWDLHKEHLSINTPKDRDAITITSIHKAKGLDYPVVIVPFCDWSLEPQQASLLWGTLPSSVAGDSKLRTAVVTLNKKLEQTALQDQYTLKLEKTFIENLNMLYVALTRPVDRLYLIAKAQDFKSGKSQKNVSYWLHKFLESKELWQEGNYCYQLSKGAQQAIHHNPISEEVYVLDKFTSSDWAKNLKLKQHANNVFDFETQQEHRRWNRKLHYALARISYADEAPKALRQLVHQGIISQREMTTLTQMVTHVLEHPQMQRFFSRTMTVENEREVLDVRTNRYKPDRIVFGETGDVTLIDYKLPPAKPEYSENLNSYAALFRELVFSKITCVVYYFEEERVEEWEYVGEEVE, encoded by the coding sequence GTGCCTGCTACCTTTAAAATATATTCCTCTTCTGCCGGCTCCGGTAAAACGTACCAACTTACCAAAGAGTACCTTAAACTGGCCCTGCAGAGCGAAGATCCTTCCTACTACAAGAATATCCTGGCCATTACCTTCACCAATGACGCGGCCCAGGAAATGAAGACCCGTATTTTGGGGGCCCTGCGGAGTTTCAATGATTCTACCCAATCTGAGAAGGAAAAAGCCAAGAGCGACGATCTTTTGGTTAACATATTAAAGGAGATACAGGAAGAATACGATCAACCTAACTTAACAGAAGCCACTTTGCGCGGACGGGCGGCGCGGGTGTTTGACCACGTGCTCTTCCATTACTCAGAATTTGCCGTCAGTACCATTGACTCCTTCGTGAACAAGGTGGTGAGCGCCTTTACCACGGAGCTAAAACTGCCCCATAACTTTGAGGTAGATATGGACGCGCAGACGCTATTGAGCACTGCCGTGAGCCTACTTTTAAACAAGGTGAACACCAAGGACGAGAACAAGCTGCTGGCCGAAACCCTGCAGCAATATGCCCTGGAGAAAGCTGAGGAAGGAAAGAGCTGGAACAACCTCCCCGAAGAACTCGCCGACTTCGCCCGCCACCTGTTGAACGAGCAAACCTATGAGCACTTGCTGGACATAGGCAAGCTAACCTTACAGGATTTCAAGAAAATACGGCAAGACCTCTACACCCAGAAAACAGACATTGAGAAGCAAATTCAAGCCCTGGCGCAGGAAGCCTCTGACCTGATCCATACGCATAACATACAGCCAGAGGAGATGTCTTATGGCAAAAACGGGATCTACTCCTATTTCAGGAAGTGGAACGTGATCTTTGACATTACCACCGCTAACAGCAATGCCACCAAAACGGTAAACGATGACAAGTGGCCCAGCGCCAAAGCCAGCACCGGCGCCAAAGTCAGCCTGGACCAAATCAAAGGCCGGCTCTCTGAATTATACCGCGGCATTGAGAACCTAAAAGAGCGCGAAAGCCAAAACCACATCATCATCTCGGCCATGCTGCCGCACCTCTACAAATTGAGTGTGCTTAGTGAGCTGGAGCGCTGCATTCAGGAAATAAAGCTGGACAAAAACCTGGTGCACATCTCCGAGTTCAACAAGCGCATCACGGAGATTGTCTTGCAGGAGCCAATTCCCTTTATCTATGAGCGGCTGGGCGAGCGGTACCAGCATATCTTGATTGATGAGTTCCAGGACACGTCGGTATTGCAGTGGAACAACCTGTTGCCCCTGGTGGAGAATGCCTTGAGCGGAGGCGGTTTTAACATGGTGGTGGGTGACGCCAAGCAGGCCATTTACGGCTGGCGGGGCGGCGAGATGGAGCAGATATTGCATCTGCACCGCAACCAGACTCAGTTCCTGTACCAGAATTCCCGGTTTGAGGAGAACGTGGCCCCGCGGTATGACACCCTGCGCTGGACCCTTACCCCAGATCACCTGAACACCAATTACCGCAGCGCCCCGGAAATCATCACCTTCAACAATGAGCTGTTCTGGTTTATCAGCCAGGCCAACCCACAGTTTCCGCTGCTGCAGGCTATCTATGATGAACACTTCGCGCAGAAATCGCCGGCCGGCAAAACCACAGGTCAGGCGCACCTGCAGGTGCTGTTCACGCATGATGAGGACAGTCCCCGCCGCTATCACCTTGATTCCTGCGCCCGCACGGAAGAACTCTATGTTGGCTACGCCGAAGAGGACCTCCTCTCCTACCAGGAAAGTACCCTGCAACTGGTGCTGCAGATGGTGCAACAGGCCCAGGCCGATGGCTACGCCCCCCGAGATATTGCCATTCTGAGCCGCACCAACCGCAACAGCAAACTGGTGGCCAACTTCCTGAAGCAGAAGAAATACGACATCATCTCCCAAGACTCTTTGTCCCTGCAGTTTGCCGAGGTCATTAATCTAATCATTGCTTTCTTCCGGTTATTGAACCAACCGGCAAACGGCCTGGCAAGGTCGCAGGCCTTGTACTTGGTCTACAAAGTAGTGCACCAGGAACTACCCGATAATGTGACTACCAACAAGATTGCCTGGCTGGCCACCCATCAAAGCATTGACCCATTTTTCCAGTTTCTTCAGGAGCAGGGCTTTGACATCGCCTACCGCGATGCGGGCAACTTGTCTATCTATGAACTCACCGAGAAACTAATCAGAGTCTTTGACCTGCTGGGCAAGAACAATGAGTGCGAATACCTGTTCCGGTTCCTGGACTTGGTGCTGGAGTACACGCTCAAAAACAGCAACAACCTCAATAACTTCCTGGAGTATTGGGACCTGCACAAAGAGCACCTGAGCATCAACACGCCCAAAGACCGTGACGCCATCACCATTACCAGCATCCACAAAGCCAAAGGCCTGGACTACCCCGTGGTCATTGTGCCGTTCTGTGACTGGAGCCTGGAGCCGCAGCAAGCTTCTTTGCTCTGGGGCACGCTCCCGTCCAGCGTAGCCGGCGATAGCAAACTGCGCACCGCAGTGGTGACCCTTAATAAGAAACTGGAGCAAACCGCCCTGCAAGACCAATACACCCTGAAGCTGGAGAAGACCTTTATTGAAAACCTAAACATGCTCTACGTAGCCCTCACCCGCCCCGTGGACCGGCTTTACCTCATTGCCAAGGCGCAGGATTTCAAGAGCGGAAAATCTCAGAAAAACGTGAGCTATTGGCTACACAAGTTCCTGGAAAGCAAAGAGCTCTGGCAGGAAGGCAACTACTGTTACCAGCTATCCAAAGGCGCCCAGCAGGCCATCCACCACAACCCCATCTCTGAGGAAGTGTACGTGTTGGACAAGTTCACCTCTTCTGACTGGGCCAAGAACCTGAAACTGAAACAGCACGCCAACAATGTCTTCGACTTTGAGACCCAGCAGGAACACCGTCGCTGGAACCGTAAACTCCACTACGCATTGGCCCGCATCTCCTACGCCGATGAGGCGCCTAAAGCCCTTCGGCAATTGGTGCACCAGGGCATCATATCGCAGCGCGAGATGACTACCCTCACCCAGATGGTGACCCACGTACTGGAACACCCGCAAATGCAACGCTTTTTCAGCCGCACCATGACCGTGGAGAACGAACGCGAAGTGCTGGACGTGCGCACCAACCGCTACAAACCAGACCGCATCGTGTTCGGGGAGACCGGTGACGTGACGCTTATAGACTATAAACTTCCCCCCGCCAAGCCGGAATATTCTGAGAACCTGAATTCTTATGCGGCCCTGTTTAGGGAATTGGTGTTCAGTAAGATCACTTGTGTGGTGTATTATTTTGAAGAGGAGCGCGTGGAAGAATGGGAGTATGTGGGGGAAGAGGTGGAGTAG
- a CDS encoding DEAD/DEAH box helicase, with amino-acid sequence MERIKFQELPLSEEIQRAIVDLGYEEASPIQTAAIPVLLEGRDVIGQAQTGTGKTAAFAIPTIEGIDPNNREVQALILCPTRELAIQVSEEIQKLVKYKKGISVVPIYGGQPYERQLRALRQGVQIVIGTPGRVMDHIERGTLKLETTKTIILDEADEMLDMGFREDIEFVLSHMPENRQTVFFSATMSKPIMELTRKYQTNPEIVKVTQQQLTVTNIEQIYFEVRSGGKMDVTTRLIDMYNFKVVIIFCNTKRMVDELVGHLQARGYFADGLHGDLNQNQRSNVMGKFKAGTLEILVATDVAARGIDVDNVEAVINYDLPQDDESYVHRIGRTGRAGKSGKAFSFVAGRDLYKLRDIERFTKAKIIRQNVPTYEDVAEVRTTLLLDQVKEVIAKGSLAKYVLKVERLVDQDLTTMDIAAALLKLVMKDTKNKEKSAEAGEAKGGPKAGFDRLFVTLGKKDRLHPKDLVDILTNSTSIPGGKVGDIDLYDRFSFIEVPTEYTPEILERLSVTEINGMTVKFQKAEKKNMDPAEGGRELQELEDRPRKKFYDKPFGDRDRGGDRGGSRGGYGGDRDRSGDRGGYGGNRGGGSYGDRDRGGDRGGSAGGGSRFGGGDRGGRSSGGSGGGSFRERKRRDY; translated from the coding sequence ATGGAAAGAATTAAATTCCAGGAGCTTCCGTTGTCGGAAGAAATCCAGCGCGCTATCGTGGACTTAGGCTACGAAGAAGCTTCTCCTATTCAGACTGCCGCTATTCCGGTGTTATTGGAAGGTCGTGATGTTATCGGGCAAGCCCAGACCGGTACAGGTAAAACCGCCGCCTTCGCCATACCTACTATTGAAGGTATTGACCCTAACAACCGTGAAGTACAGGCGCTCATCCTTTGCCCAACCCGTGAGTTGGCTATTCAGGTATCAGAGGAGATACAGAAACTTGTAAAATACAAAAAAGGCATCAGCGTAGTGCCTATCTATGGTGGTCAGCCCTATGAGCGCCAATTACGCGCCCTCCGTCAGGGGGTACAGATCGTGATCGGGACGCCCGGCCGTGTGATGGACCACATTGAAAGAGGAACTCTTAAACTGGAAACCACCAAAACCATCATCCTTGATGAGGCTGATGAAATGCTGGACATGGGATTCCGGGAAGACATTGAGTTTGTGCTGAGCCATATGCCAGAAAACCGCCAGACGGTGTTCTTCTCGGCTACAATGAGCAAGCCAATCATGGAGCTGACGCGCAAGTACCAGACCAATCCTGAGATTGTGAAGGTAACCCAGCAGCAACTGACCGTGACCAATATTGAGCAGATCTACTTTGAGGTTCGCAGTGGCGGCAAGATGGATGTAACCACCCGTCTTATTGACATGTACAACTTTAAGGTGGTAATCATCTTCTGTAACACCAAACGCATGGTAGACGAGCTGGTAGGACACCTACAGGCCCGCGGCTACTTCGCCGATGGCTTACACGGTGACCTGAACCAAAACCAGCGTTCCAACGTGATGGGCAAGTTCAAAGCCGGTACGCTGGAAATTCTAGTGGCTACCGACGTTGCCGCCCGTGGTATTGACGTTGACAACGTGGAAGCCGTAATCAACTATGACCTTCCGCAGGATGATGAAAGCTACGTACACCGTATTGGCCGTACTGGCCGTGCCGGTAAGTCTGGAAAAGCCTTCTCGTTTGTGGCAGGCCGTGACCTTTACAAACTTCGTGACATTGAGCGCTTCACCAAAGCGAAGATCATCCGTCAGAACGTGCCTACCTATGAAGATGTAGCCGAGGTGCGCACCACCTTGCTGTTAGACCAGGTGAAAGAGGTAATTGCTAAGGGTAGCTTGGCCAAGTATGTCCTTAAAGTGGAACGCCTGGTTGACCAGGATTTAACTACCATGGATATTGCCGCTGCCTTGCTGAAATTGGTGATGAAAGACACCAAGAACAAAGAGAAGAGCGCCGAAGCCGGTGAGGCCAAAGGTGGCCCTAAAGCCGGGTTTGACCGTCTGTTTGTGACCCTTGGCAAGAAAGACCGTCTGCACCCCAAAGACCTGGTAGATATCCTTACCAACAGCACCAGCATCCCTGGTGGCAAAGTAGGTGATATTGATCTGTATGACCGGTTCAGCTTCATTGAAGTACCAACCGAATACACCCCTGAAATTCTGGAGCGCTTATCAGTTACTGAAATCAACGGCATGACCGTGAAATTCCAGAAAGCTGAGAAGAAGAACATGGACCCTGCCGAAGGCGGACGTGAGCTACAGGAGCTGGAAGACCGTCCTAGAAAGAAATTCTATGACAAGCCATTTGGCGACAGAGATCGTGGCGGTGACCGTGGTGGCAGCAGAGGCGGCTACGGCGGAGACCGTGACCGTAGCGGCGACCGAGGTGGCTACGGCGGAAACCGCGGTGGCGGTAGCTATGGCGACCGTGACCGAGGTGGTGACCGTGGCGGCAGCGCCGGCGGAGGAAGTCGCTTCGGCGGTGGAGACCGTGGTGGTCGCAGCAGCGGTGGCAGCGGTGGCGGAAGCTTCCGGGAAAGAAAAAGAAGAGATTACTAA
- a CDS encoding malate:quinone oxidoreductase, which translates to MDKIVTTPDVVLIGAGIMSATLGVMLKQLQPDLTIEIYERLGEVASESTDAWNNAGTGHSAFCELNYTPEKPDGSIDISKANVIAEWFEQSRQFWAFLVEQGIIDDPKVFIRSVPHMSFVWGDKNVEFLRKRFEAMTTSPLFQGMQYSEEYEQLTRWMPLIMQGRDTSQPLAATRMEAGTDVNFGCLTRHMFKYLKEMGGVDLFLNHEVRSFRRKEDGLWRVRVKDLNTKQKRRARTKFVFIGAGGGSLPLLLESGIPEGEGFGGFPVSGQWLKCTNPYVIAKHQAKVYGKAAVGSPPMSVPHLDTRVINGKKALLFGPYAGFTTKFLKKGSFFDLPLSIKVNNLRPMLAAGYTNIPLTKYLISQVLQSEEDRIAALREYVPTARPEDWELEIAGQRVQVIKKDEEKGGVLEFGTEVVSAADGSLAALLGASPGASTAVSIMVDLIFKCFPQKANSPEWQSKIKEMIPTFGHSLKDEPQLTEEMRAYTSRVLELEEAHVPHRG; encoded by the coding sequence ATGGATAAAATAGTCACCACCCCCGATGTTGTTTTAATTGGGGCCGGCATCATGAGCGCCACCCTGGGCGTGATGCTGAAGCAGTTGCAGCCAGATTTAACCATTGAGATATATGAACGTCTGGGAGAGGTTGCCTCAGAAAGCACCGATGCCTGGAACAACGCCGGCACGGGACATTCCGCTTTCTGCGAGCTGAACTATACCCCAGAGAAACCAGACGGTTCCATAGACATCTCCAAAGCCAACGTTATTGCCGAATGGTTTGAGCAGTCGCGTCAGTTCTGGGCTTTTCTAGTGGAACAGGGCATCATTGACGATCCCAAAGTATTCATTAGAAGCGTGCCGCACATGAGCTTTGTCTGGGGAGATAAGAACGTGGAGTTCCTGCGCAAGCGATTTGAAGCTATGACCACTTCTCCGCTTTTCCAGGGCATGCAATATTCAGAGGAATATGAGCAGCTCACCCGCTGGATGCCACTGATCATGCAAGGCCGTGACACTTCCCAGCCATTGGCCGCTACCCGCATGGAAGCCGGTACTGATGTCAACTTTGGCTGCCTGACCCGGCACATGTTCAAATACCTGAAGGAAATGGGCGGCGTGGATTTGTTCCTGAACCATGAGGTGCGCTCCTTCCGGAGGAAAGAAGACGGATTGTGGCGCGTACGCGTGAAAGACCTGAACACCAAGCAGAAGCGTAGGGCCCGCACCAAATTTGTGTTCATTGGCGCCGGTGGCGGATCTTTGCCCCTCTTATTGGAATCCGGGATTCCGGAAGGCGAAGGCTTTGGAGGTTTCCCGGTGAGTGGCCAGTGGCTGAAGTGTACCAACCCATACGTAATCGCCAAGCACCAGGCCAAAGTGTACGGGAAAGCAGCCGTGGGGTCTCCTCCTATGTCGGTGCCTCACCTGGATACCCGGGTGATCAATGGCAAGAAAGCCTTGCTTTTCGGGCCATATGCCGGGTTTACCACCAAGTTCTTGAAGAAGGGTTCCTTCTTTGATTTGCCGCTGTCTATAAAAGTCAACAACCTCAGGCCAATGCTGGCCGCGGGCTATACTAACATCCCTTTGACCAAGTATCTGATCAGTCAGGTGCTGCAGTCAGAAGAAGACCGTATTGCGGCACTTAGGGAGTACGTGCCTACCGCGAGGCCCGAAGACTGGGAACTGGAGATTGCTGGTCAGCGGGTGCAAGTCATTAAGAAAGACGAAGAAAAAGGCGGCGTCCTGGAATTCGGGACGGAAGTGGTGAGCGCGGCAGATGGTTCCTTGGCAGCTCTTTTGGGTGCCTCGCCTGGCGCATCAACGGCGGTGTCCATAATGGTGGACCTTATCTTCAAATGTTTCCCGCAAAAGGCAAACTCTCCCGAATGGCAATCTAAAATCAAGGAGATGATTCCCACGTTTGGGCATTCGCTCAAAGACGAACCGCAGCTAACCGAAGAAATGCGCGCCTACACCAGCCGTGTATTGGAGTTGGAAGAAGCACACGTTCCGCACCGCGGATAG
- a CDS encoding metallophosphoesterase family protein, with protein MSRYAVSDIHGCQKTFRYLVEKELQLKTTDTLYLLGDYIDRGPDSKGVLDYIVELQKEGHRVEALRGNHEEMLMQSRTDSTYLTTWLLNGGAEAMESFEVATPQQIPELYFQQLENLKLYIKLDDYLLVHAGFNFSAPDPFADTEAMLWTRKFEVDKTILGNRKIIHGHTPISLDQMATTVTTPDIDVINIDAGCVYAGRFGHLAALDLDTVELIVVPNKE; from the coding sequence ATGAGTCGTTACGCAGTGTCAGATATTCATGGTTGCCAAAAGACCTTCCGGTATTTAGTGGAGAAGGAGCTACAACTCAAGACCACCGATACGCTGTACCTGTTGGGCGATTACATTGACCGCGGGCCCGATTCTAAAGGCGTGTTGGATTACATAGTTGAGCTACAGAAGGAAGGGCATAGGGTAGAGGCCCTGCGCGGGAACCATGAGGAAATGCTAATGCAGTCCAGAACTGATTCTACGTACCTGACCACATGGCTTTTGAACGGCGGCGCCGAAGCCATGGAGAGTTTTGAGGTGGCCACTCCGCAGCAGATTCCTGAACTTTACTTTCAGCAGTTGGAGAACCTGAAGCTATACATTAAACTAGACGATTACCTGCTGGTGCATGCCGGGTTCAACTTCAGCGCGCCCGACCCTTTTGCCGACACGGAGGCCATGCTCTGGACCCGTAAGTTTGAGGTAGACAAAACCATTCTAGGGAACCGGAAAATCATTCATGGGCATACGCCCATATCCTTAGACCAGATGGCCACCACCGTGACCACCCCAGACATTGACGTGATTAATATTGACGCGGGTTGCGTGTATGCCGGCCGGTTTGGGCATCTGGCCGCCTTAGACCTGGATACTGTGGAGTTGATTGTGGTGCCTAATAAGGAGTAA